Part of the Candidatus Dormiibacterota bacterium genome is shown below.
TCGCTTCACCGCCGTGCAGCCGGATGGCCGTCTCGATCGATTCGGCGCGCCCGTCGTGGAGGAAGTGGGTCCGGAGCCGCAGACCCATCAGTGGCTCGGTGCGGAACTCCGACGGAGTCGCCTGGCCGAGACAGATGTCGGCGAGGTCCCGCCCCATGTCGTGCAGCAGGAGGTCGGTGTAGGCCGCCACCTCGCGGTGCCGCAGCGCCCGCACGTCGCTCTTCCCCGTCTCGAGAGCCGGCACGTGACAGTCGGCGCAGCCCGCCGCCCTGAACAGGCGCCCGCCTCGAAGCACGTCCAGGCCGGTCCCCCGGCGGGGCGGCGGCGCCAGGAAGCGCACGAAATCGATGGCCAGGTCGAGATCCTCCTGCGACAGCTCCGGCTCGGGGGTCGGATCGACGCCCGCGGGGATCGGCCGGCCGCCGATCGTCTCCTCGACCGGCTGGGCCGGATTCGTGATCCCTTGCTCGATCAGGAAGGCTCCGGGATTGAACTCGCGCAGAGTCGGCACGAACGCCTTGCGCCCGAAGCGTCCGATCCGGCCGTCCGTGAAGCGGTTCGGCCGGCCGGAGATGCCGTCGTGATCGCGATCCTCCGGGTCGGCGTAGGCGAGGATCGTCTCGTCGGGGACGGCGTCCAGAAGACCGAAGCCGAGGATCGACGGGGCCGTGCGCCGTGCGGTACCGGTGGCGTGCGCGGGAACCGGCTCCGCGTCGATCCCGAGAGCGTCGTGGAGCGCGGGCGTCACGTGCTGCTGCACAACCGGCCCTCCCTCGGCGGCGAGTTGATCGCAGACGTCCCCCTTGCTCCCGGCGCCGGCCGGCCGGAACGCCGTGGCGTGGACCTCGATCTCGTCGCCGGAGCCTCCGGTCGCGGGATCTTCGTGGCACTCGCGGCAGGACGTGGAGTTGAACAGCGGCCCCAGCCCCGTCTCGGGTGTGAACTCCCGCTCGAAGACCTGCTTGCCTCGCTCGAACCGGTCGCGCTCGGCGCGCGTCAGCCCGGGAAGCGGATCGCCCGGCTGAGTCCTGCGGGCGCAGCCGTCCAGGACGCCCATCGCGGCCAGCGCGGAGACGATCGCTCCCGCGCGCAGCAGCCGCCACACGTCGGCTCTCGTGATGCGCATGTGATGGTCCCTCCCACACACGATATCCCGGACCCCTGGAGACAAAGGTGGTCCCCGCGCGGACCCGGCGTCAAGCGACGGAGGCCATTTTCGCTGAAACGCCCGTCATCCGGGCGTCGCACGGGAGAGGGCCGGTGAGCGGAATCTGGATGCGCACCCGCCGCGGGCTACCGGGCCGTGATGATCTCCGACACCGCCTTCTACCGGAATCCCAAATGTCATACGATTCGGGACACGCCGGACACCCTGGACTACCGGCGCATGGCGGACGTGATCCGGGGCGTCTACGCCGTAGTGCGCGATCTGGCCGGCGACGAGACGCATCCATGACTGACAGGAGACACGTGATGTCGACGAATCGCCGCAACCTGGTTCTCCGGGGACTGCTGCTCATGGCGGCTCTCGTCCCGGCCGCCCCGGCTCGGGACTACGCCTCTCCAACGGCACCCGCGGCGGCAGAGGCGACCCCTGCCGCCCCGGTGACCGTCATCGTCCACGCCAGCGTCCTGGACGGCACAGGCTCCCCCGCGCGCAGGACGAACGTCCGCATCTCGGGGGACCTCATCGTCGACGTCGGCGGCGCCGGCCCTGCGGCGGGCGAGACGGTCGTGGACGCCGCCGGGCTGACGCTCGCACCGGGCTTCATCGACACGCACAGCCACGGCAGCGATCAGATCTTCGAAATCCCCGACGCTACCGCCGCCACCAGCCAGGGGATCACGACCATCGTCGTGGGTCAGGACGGCGGCTCCTCCTACCCTCTGCGGCGCTTTTTCAATCGCCTCGAGCGCCGGCCGGCTGCGGTCAACGTCGCCTCGTACGCCGGTCACGGCACGCTGCGCGACAGGGTGATGGGCGACGACTTCCGCAGGCACGCCACGCAGGACGAGATCGAGAAGATGCAGCGGCTCC
Proteins encoded:
- a CDS encoding di-heme oxidoredictase family protein codes for the protein MRITRADVWRLLRAGAIVSALAAMGVLDGCARRTQPGDPLPGLTRAERDRFERGKQVFEREFTPETGLGPLFNSTSCRECHEDPATGGSGDEIEVHATAFRPAGAGSKGDVCDQLAAEGGPVVQQHVTPALHDALGIDAEPVPAHATGTARRTAPSILGFGLLDAVPDETILAYADPEDRDHDGISGRPNRFTDGRIGRFGRKAFVPTLREFNPGAFLIEQGITNPAQPVEETIGGRPIPAGVDPTPEPELSQEDLDLAIDFVRFLAPPPRRGTGLDVLRGGRLFRAAGCADCHVPALETGKSDVRALRHREVAAYTDLLLHDMGRDLADICLGQATPSEFRTEPLMGLRLRTHFLHDGRAESIETAIRLHGGEATSARNRFNALSAEERQALLKFLGSI